Part of the Tidjanibacter massiliensis genome is shown below.
TGAAAAGGGAGGGATGCTCTGCTTATAAGGGGCATCCTTCCCTTTTAATCTTTTCGGAAGTGTTCCACGTGGAACAATAGCATCCCTGAGGGAAGTTGAATTCAGGGGTTATTCGGTTCGGAATAACAAGGATTACTCTGGACTGGAGATTTGAATCCGGGGTTAGGCGGAACGTTCCACGTGGAACACCTGCCTGCCTTTTTATCTTCCGAAGAATATAAGCAGAACGTTGATGTCTGCAGGCGATACACCCGGAATACGCGACGCCTGCCCTATCGTTTGAGGCTTGATGCGGCTTAGCTTTTGACGGGCCTCGATGGTTAGCGATGTCAAAGCATTGTAGTCGAAATCCGGCCGAAGCCGAATATTCTCCAAGCGTCGCATTTTTTCCGCGATGAATCGCTCACGTTCTATATATCCCCTGTATTTTATCTGTATTTCCACCTCCTCTACTATCTCTTCGTCGATATCGTTTTCATGAATGAAGCTATTCAGGTCGGAGAGTACGGTCGTCAATCTTTCGATACTGACACCGTTTCGCAGCAGGATGTCGTAAAGTTTACGCCCCTGTTCGAGCGGATTCGTGCCTATGGATTGCAGGTAACCGTTGATTTCCTCTTTTCCGACACTTCTTTGGCGGATAAAATCAATTAGGTGCTGTGTCAGACGATTTTTTCGTTCAAATGCTTCACGCCGTTCGGATGAAGCAAGTCCGAGTTCAATCGCTTTCGGAGTGAGCCTTAAATCGGCATTGTCTTGCCTAAGCAAGATGCGATATTCTGCCCTGCTGGTGAACATGCGGTAAGGTTCGTCTACGCCTTTGGTAACAAGGTCGTCTATCAGTACGCCGATGTAGGCCTCGTCTCTGGCAAGTACGAAAGGTGCTTTGTCCTGTAATTTCAGAGATGCATTGATGCCGGCCATCAGTCCCTGTGCCGCCGCTTCCTCATAGCCCGTGGTACCGTTTATCTGTCCTGCGAAATAGAGATTGTCCACCCTTTTCGTTTCGAGTGTATGCTTCAGTTGCGTAGGCGGAAAGTAGTCGTATTCTATCGCATATCCCGGTCGATAGATATGAACCTTTTCGAATCCCCGTACTTTGGAGAGCGCTTTGATTTGAACATCCAGCGGCAGCGACGAAGAGAAGCCGTTCAGGTAGTATTCGTTCGTTTCCCTGCCCTCGGGTTCGAGAAAAAGCTGGTGCGAATCCTTGTCGGCGAAGGTACGCAGTTTGTCTTCGATACTGGGACAATAACGCGGCCCTATCCCCTGAATTGTACCGTTGAAGAGCGGCGAATCCGCGAACCCTTCCCGCAGAATATCGTGAACTTCGGCGGTCGTATGTACGAGATAGCAGGGAATCTGGTTGATGACGCTTTTACTGAAGGGCAGGAAAGAGAATTTTGCGGGTTTTTCATCGCCGTATTGGGGTTCCAGTGCGGTAAAATCCACGCTGCGCCCATCTATTCGGGCCGGAGTGCCGGTCTTCATCCGGCCCGCCTCGAAACCGAGGCTGCACAAATATTCGGTAAGTCCGTACGATACGCCGTCGCCTGCCCTGCCTCCCGGAGCGCTGGCCCGTCCGGTATGCATCAGCCCGTTCAGGAAAGTACCGTTGGTGAGGATGACTGCGCGGGCTTTGAAAAGGACGCCTATAATGGTATGCACTCCTGTAATAATGTATTGATTTTCTGATAATTCACTGTCTGAATCCGTCCGTTTCTCCACCGTGAGCCTGTCTACGGTATCCTGCCAGATGCGGAGGTTTTCGGTATTCTCCAGTACCTGACGCCAGGACTCCGAGAAACGGGCTTTGTCGCATTGGGCACGGGGACTCCACATGGCACTTCCTTTCGAGCGGTTCAACATCCTGAATTGGATGGCAGTCCGGTCGGTGATAATGCCCATGTGTCCGCCGAGAGCATCTATCTCTCTTACTATCTGTCCTTTAGCTACTCCGCCTACGGCGGGATTGCACGACATGTTGGCGAATTTGCCCATGTCCATGGTGATGAGCAGGGTTTGTGCTCCGAGTTTTGCAGCGGCTGCAGCGGCTTCGCATCCAGCGTGCCCGCCGCCTACCACGATGATGTCGTATTCGTAAGTCATCTTCTTTCTTGCCCTTGCCGAGGGCGGTCTGTCCGTTGAAATTGTGCGTCGTTTGCGTTCAGCTGGCCGTGCGGTGTGCGCTGGTTCCTTCTCTCCCCTGCCCGTTTGTTGTGAGTCTTTCTGCGGAAAAGATGCAGGGTTGCCGGAGGCACACTCTCCTGGACCCGTAAAAGGGCTTTTCCCGTTGGAAAGACGGGTCGGCGGGTACTCGTTCGGCTATGGATGGAGTGCGCCTGAAAGGGCGGAAAAAGGCCCTTGCCGTGCCTGTGGTACTTCTTGCCTTTCGGAGGCCTTTCCCTTACCGGGCCGGCAGTACGAACGGAGGATAATCTCCGTTCGCCTGACGGTATGCGGCCAGGCTGCGGTCCTCCAATGCACGCATGGCCCGCTCCTCCTCCGGGGTTTTGTCGCCATGGCCGCAGAGGTGCAGTACGCCGTGTATGATGACCCGCATCATCTCCTCCTGCGGCTGCGTCCCGATGGTTTCCGCATTGGAACGTACCGTGTAAGGGTCGATAAAGATGTCTCCGCTGATATTTCGCGTACCGTTCAGGTCGCTGTAATCAAACGTGATGACATCCGTATGGTAGTCGTGGCCGAGATACTGCCTATTGATTCCGATGTGATACTCCGGTGAACAGAAGATATAGGCGATGTCGCCGGGGCTGTACCCTTCGGCGGTTATCACCTCTTTTATCCAAGCCGTTATCCTGCGCCTGCCCTGCGGCAGGAATGTGCACTCTTCCGTGTGGAAACTGACAGCCATTGTTTTGGTAAGTTTGTTAAAGTCCGTTGCGGAATACCGCCATTATCTTCTCAGCCGTATTGTCTGCCGTGGTGCGTGTCCAGGCCTGTTTCCGCTCCGGCCCTGCCCTTTGGGAGACGCCGCATCCGGAACCGCCGTTATCTCGACAGCCACTTTTCCGGATTGAGGAACGTCGTACCCTTCCACAATTCGAAATGCAGGTACCAGTCGTCGTTGTTCGCGGTCGAGGGGAGGTTGCCTATCACCTGGTTCCGTCCGACCGCGTCGTTGGCCTTCACGCTGACCGATTCAAGGTTGGAATAGACCGTATAATAATTTCCGTGATTGACCATCACGCAGTTGTTCAATCCTTTGATGAAGACCACCCTGCTCACGGTTCCTTCGAAAATACACCGCACGGGGGCTCCCTTCTCCCCTGCGATATTGACTCCTTTGTTGTCTATCGTCAAGCCGCGCTGCGTGGGGTGCGGATGCTTGCCGAAACGGTCGATGATTACGCCATCGCTTACCGGATAGGGGAATTTGCCCTCGTTCTGTTCGAAGTTGTTGCTGAGTTCCACCCTCACCCGCTCCTCTGCGGCGGTACGTTTGGTTCCCGCATTGCGGCGGGCCTCCTCTGCGACGAGCCGCTGAAGCTGCTTCTGGGCATTCTGCTTTTCGCGCTCCTTCTGGCGTATCCGGTCGGCCACCTTGCGTTCGTCGGCGGCCAGCCGCGAACTGTTCTTTTTGTAGGTCTGTTCGTCGGCCCGAAGGGTTTGGAGCTCCTTGTCGCGGTTGCTGCGCGAGGTTTCGAGCTGCGCCAACTGGGCATCCAGCCTTTTTACCTCGTCCTGCAACACCGCCGAGAGCGAATCCAGCTCCGAGGCTTTCGCCTCCCGCATCCGGTTGTAGCGCTTCATGTAGTTTATCCGCAGCGTCATCTCCCCGAAGTCGCGCGAGGCGAAGAGAAAAGCCATCGAGTTGTTCAGCAGGTAGTTCTTGTATGCGGCGTATATCATGTCGGCATACTCCTTTTTGAGTACCTCGATGCGCCGGTTCGTTTCCGTTATCTCCTTGTTCTTGGCCGCAATGTCGCGTTCGCAGATGGCGATTTGCTGGTTGAGCGAGGATACGATGCTCTGGCGGTTCGAGATGCGGGATACTATCAGTTTCAGTTCGTTCTGCGTGACGGCCCGTTCGCCCTTTATCTTGCTCAAGAGCGCTTCGTTGCGTCTTATCTCCTCCTCTGCGCGGGCTATCTGTTCATTCAGTGCCTGTATCGAGGACTGCACTCCCTGTGCCCGCAGTCCCGCCGGGACGAGGCAGAGGAGCGAAATCAGTATCAGTAAGGTCCGTTTCATCTATTCCTGTTTCTTTTCCAACCGTTGCCGGATAATCTCCGCATCGTACCCCTTGTCGAGGGCGCGTTTCCAGTAGACTTCCGCCATGAATGCGTCGCCCAACGCATAGAGTATCTCCGCATAATGGAACAGCAGTACCGGACTGCCGGTCATATCGAACGATACGGCCTGCTGCATGACGGTGCGGGCCTCGTCGTATCTTCCGAGCAGATAGAGTATCCACCCTTCCGTGTCGAGGAACGTGGCATTGCCCGGAGTGAGCCCGTTGGCACGGCGGCTCATGTCGAGCGCCTTTTCCAGTTCCCTCCCCTCTTCGCTGAGGTAGTAGGCATAGTTGTTCAGTACGCCGGCATTGTCCGCGTCGAGCCGGAGCGCCTTTTCGTATTGCGTATAGGCTTTACGCGAGTTGCCGAGTTCGTGGTATGCGTCGCCGAGTATTCCTGCCGCTACGCTCCGCGTGGAGTCATCCTTCGCTGCACGGTAAGCCTCCCGGAAGGTACGCACTGCGCCCGCGGCATCGTTCGTGCCGAGGCGGGCGTAGCCTTTGCCGAGCAGGATATCCATATTGTCGGGAAAGCGTGCGAGCGCCATGTCGGAGTATTTCGTTACGGAGTCGGGGCGGTTCAGGAAGGTTTCTATCCCGATGACCTGGTTATAGGCTTCCAGTATGTCGGGTTTCATGCCGATGAACGACTTGTAGAGTCCGAGCGCCTGTTCTATCTCCCCGCCCCGTATCAGGTGCGTGGCATACAGGTCCACCACGTTGTAATCGTCCGGATACTTGGCGATGAGCGTCAATATGAGGGAGTTGATGGCGAAGTAGTTGCGCCGGTAGAACTCCAGGTCGGAGGTGATGTCTTCGAAGATTCTTTTCTTCCCCTCCAGCGGCATGCCGTTGTTTTCGAAAATCAGTTTCAGCGTGGCGAGGTAGTTCCCCGCGTCGTTGGATTTACGGTAGAAATCGGCCAGCGAAGAGAGGGTTTCCATGTTCCCCGAATCGAGCCGCATGGCCTCCGCATAGTTGGCCAGCGCCAGCGAGTCCTTGCCCATCGCGCTGTATATGTCGCCGAGGATACGGTAATTGCCGTCGTCGTAGGGATAGTCGCCGGCCAGCTTTTTCGCCTCCTCCACGGCCTTGTCATAGAGCCTTAGCCGTATCAGTATCTCGCGTTTGTAGGTGGAGAGCTCTTCGAGACGTCCCAACCGCATCTCTGCGGTGTCGAGGATGGCTATCGCCGTAAAGGGTTGCCCCTTGTAGTCGTAAAGGGCTGCCAGCAGCCGGTAGTTGAGCGGATTGTGCGGGTCGTCGCGCATCAGGCGGGTGTAGATGCCCATCGCCTCGTCGTACTTTTCGGACATCACCAGTGCCCGTCCCAACTGGTTCTGATAGGCAAGGTTGGCCGTGTCGAGCGCATTGGCCGTTTGGCTGTAGGCCACGGCCCGCTGTGGGTCGGTTTCGAGCAGTATTTCGGCTATTTCGTAGTAGGCCGGGGCGTAGGAGGAGTCCGCCTGTATGGCGCGGCCGAAGCAGGCGATGCCCGCCTGCATGTCGCCCTTCACGGTATGGGCCTTGATGCCTTCGGCATGGTAGTAATAGGGTGCGTTGCGGCCGGCGAAATCCCCTTCGGCCGCCGCCTGCGACGTGCCGTGCGTGGTCACCGTACAGGATATGAATCCTGCCGCCGCGATGCCTGCTGCTATCACCCTGATGTTTTTCATGCCGTTTCCAAATGATGCGTGCGGAGCGGAACGCCGCCTTCCCGCTTCTTGCCGGACGGTTTTCGTGCCGCCGGAAGCGGGTATCAAATCACCGTGCCGAATTGGCGCAGGAACCGGATGTCGTTCTCGAAGTAGAGACGGAGGTCCTTGACGCCGTATTTCAGCATCGAGCAGCGCTCTACTCCCATTCCGAACGCGAACCCGCTGTATTTATTGCTGTCTATGCCGCATGCTTCGAGTACGTTCGGGTCCACCATGCCGCATCCCATGATTTCGAGCCATCCGGTATGTTTGCAGACGTTGCACCCCTTCCCGCCGCAGAGGTTGCAGGAGATGTCCATCTCCGCCGAGGGCTCCGTGAAGGGGAAGTAAGAGGGTCTCAGGCGTATTTTCGTCTCCGGGCCGAAGAACTCCTGCACGAAGTAGAGAAGCGACTGTTTCATGTCGGCGAAGGAGACCCCTTCGTCGATATAGAGTCCCTCTATCTGGTGGAAAATGCAGTGCGCACGGTAGGAGATGGCTTCGTTGCGGAAGACCCTGCCGGGGCATACTACCCGGATAGGCGGTTTCTGCGTCTCCATGGTGCGTACCTGAATGGAGCTGGTGTGGGTACGGAGCAGGATGTCGGGGTCTTTTTCGATGAAGAACGTATCCTGCATGTCGCGTGCCGGATGTTCCGGCGGGAAGTTCAGGGCCGAGAATACGTGCCAGTCGTCCTCTATTTCCGGGCCTTCGGCTATGACATAACCGAGCCGTTCGAATATACCGCATATCTCGTTTCTTACCAGCGATATGGGGTGCCGGCTGCCGAGCGGCTGCGCGGTGCCGGGGCGCGTCATGTCGTCCAGCGTGGCCGAGGGAGTCCCGGCTGCATGCGCTTCGAGTTCGCTTTTCAGTTCGTTGATGCGTTCCTGTGCGCGGTTCTTGAGTCCGTTGAGGCGCTGGCCCAGTTCGCGTTTCAGTTCCGGGGCGACGGTTTTGAATTCGTCCATCAGTTCGTTGAGCTCACCCTTGCGGCCCAATACCTTGATTCTGAACTCTTCCAGCTCCGCAGCGGTACCGGGGTGGAACTCCTCTACCCTTTTCAGCAGTCGTTCTATCCTGTCGGTCATATCCTTCGTATTGTTTCGGTTCTCCTGAATGATACATTACAATAACTTACAAAGTTAAGGATTTTTGCGGTTACTTTACAAGCCGTTGCCGGATAACGGCGTTAAAAGTCGTCCGGTACCGGGAAAGTTTTTTCATGCCGCGTAAATTGTATATCTTTCGTCTCCGTATTGCATTGCATTCCGGATAAAGAAATTTCGAGATATGGCTGAATTCATCGTGCAGGGCGGAAACCGCCTGAAGGGAGAGATAGTACCGCAGGGGGCCAAGAACGAAGCCCTCCAGATAATTTGTGCCACGCTCCTTACCCCCGAACGGGTGACGCTGCACAACGTTCCGGAGATAGTGGATATTCTGCAGCTCATGGATATGCTGCGTGCCATGGGGGTCGAGGTGGAGAAGACGGGGCCGCAGAGCTACGCGTTCCGTGCCCGCGACATCGACCTCGATTATATCCGTTCGGAGGATTACCGCCGTCGAGGCGCCCGGTTGCGCGGTTCGGTCATGGTCATCGGGCCCCTGCTGGCCCGTTTCGGCATCGCCTATCTGCCCAAACCGGGCGGCGACAAGATAGGGCGCCGGAGGCTGGATACCCACCTGATAGGGTTTCAGAAACTCGGTGCGAAGTTCGATTACGATTTCGACAACAACTATTTCGCCCTCCGCTCGGACGGTCTGCGCGGAACCTACATGCTGCTGGACGAGGCTTCGGTGACGGGTACCGCCAACATCGTCATGGCTGCCGTGCTGGCACGGGGGGAGACGACCATCTACAATGCGGCCTGCGAACCCTACATCCAGCAGCTGTGCCGGATGCTTGTTCGCATGGGGGCCGACATCCGCGGTATCGGTTCCAACCTGCTGACCATCCGCGGTGTGGAGCGTCTCGGAGGAACGGAGCACACCATGCTGCCGGACATGATAGAGA
Proteins encoded:
- the ybeY gene encoding rRNA maturation RNase YbeY — protein: MAVSFHTEECTFLPQGRRRITAWIKEVITAEGYSPGDIAYIFCSPEYHIGINRQYLGHDYHTDVITFDYSDLNGTRNISGDIFIDPYTVRSNAETIGTQPQEEMMRVIIHGVLHLCGHGDKTPEEERAMRALEDRSLAAYRQANGDYPPFVLPAR
- a CDS encoding tetratricopeptide repeat protein encodes the protein MKNIRVIAAGIAAAGFISCTVTTHGTSQAAAEGDFAGRNAPYYYHAEGIKAHTVKGDMQAGIACFGRAIQADSSYAPAYYEIAEILLETDPQRAVAYSQTANALDTANLAYQNQLGRALVMSEKYDEAMGIYTRLMRDDPHNPLNYRLLAALYDYKGQPFTAIAILDTAEMRLGRLEELSTYKREILIRLRLYDKAVEEAKKLAGDYPYDDGNYRILGDIYSAMGKDSLALANYAEAMRLDSGNMETLSSLADFYRKSNDAGNYLATLKLIFENNGMPLEGKKRIFEDITSDLEFYRRNYFAINSLILTLIAKYPDDYNVVDLYATHLIRGGEIEQALGLYKSFIGMKPDILEAYNQVIGIETFLNRPDSVTKYSDMALARFPDNMDILLGKGYARLGTNDAAGAVRTFREAYRAAKDDSTRSVAAGILGDAYHELGNSRKAYTQYEKALRLDADNAGVLNNYAYYLSEEGRELEKALDMSRRANGLTPGNATFLDTEGWILYLLGRYDEARTVMQQAVSFDMTGSPVLLFHYAEILYALGDAFMAEVYWKRALDKGYDAEIIRQRLEKKQE
- the mnmG gene encoding tRNA uridine-5-carboxymethylaminomethyl(34) synthesis enzyme MnmG, yielding MTYEYDIIVVGGGHAGCEAAAAAAKLGAQTLLITMDMGKFANMSCNPAVGGVAKGQIVREIDALGGHMGIITDRTAIQFRMLNRSKGSAMWSPRAQCDKARFSESWRQVLENTENLRIWQDTVDRLTVEKRTDSDSELSENQYIITGVHTIIGVLFKARAVILTNGTFLNGLMHTGRASAPGGRAGDGVSYGLTEYLCSLGFEAGRMKTGTPARIDGRSVDFTALEPQYGDEKPAKFSFLPFSKSVINQIPCYLVHTTAEVHDILREGFADSPLFNGTIQGIGPRYCPSIEDKLRTFADKDSHQLFLEPEGRETNEYYLNGFSSSLPLDVQIKALSKVRGFEKVHIYRPGYAIEYDYFPPTQLKHTLETKRVDNLYFAGQINGTTGYEEAAAQGLMAGINASLKLQDKAPFVLARDEAYIGVLIDDLVTKGVDEPYRMFTSRAEYRILLRQDNADLRLTPKAIELGLASSERREAFERKNRLTQHLIDFIRQRSVGKEEINGYLQSIGTNPLEQGRKLYDILLRNGVSIERLTTVLSDLNSFIHENDIDEEIVEEVEIQIKYRGYIERERFIAEKMRRLENIRLRPDFDYNALTSLTIEARQKLSRIKPQTIGQASRIPGVSPADINVLLIFFGR
- the pheS gene encoding phenylalanine--tRNA ligase subunit alpha, which produces MTDRIERLLKRVEEFHPGTAAELEEFRIKVLGRKGELNELMDEFKTVAPELKRELGQRLNGLKNRAQERINELKSELEAHAAGTPSATLDDMTRPGTAQPLGSRHPISLVRNEICGIFERLGYVIAEGPEIEDDWHVFSALNFPPEHPARDMQDTFFIEKDPDILLRTHTSSIQVRTMETQKPPIRVVCPGRVFRNEAISYRAHCIFHQIEGLYIDEGVSFADMKQSLLYFVQEFFGPETKIRLRPSYFPFTEPSAEMDISCNLCGGKGCNVCKHTGWLEIMGCGMVDPNVLEACGIDSNKYSGFAFGMGVERCSMLKYGVKDLRLYFENDIRFLRQFGTVI
- the murA gene encoding UDP-N-acetylglucosamine 1-carboxyvinyltransferase, whose protein sequence is MAEFIVQGGNRLKGEIVPQGAKNEALQIICATLLTPERVTLHNVPEIVDILQLMDMLRAMGVEVEKTGPQSYAFRARDIDLDYIRSEDYRRRGARLRGSVMVIGPLLARFGIAYLPKPGGDKIGRRRLDTHLIGFQKLGAKFDYDFDNNYFALRSDGLRGTYMLLDEASVTGTANIVMAAVLARGETTIYNAACEPYIQQLCRMLVRMGADIRGIGSNLLTIRGVERLGGTEHTMLPDMIEIGSFIGMAAMTQSEITIKEVSFGDLGIIPAQFARMGIHFEQRGDDIYIPSQEHYEIDTFLDGSIMTIADAPWPGLTPDLLSVFLVVATQAKGSVLIHQKMFESRLFFVDKLIDMGAQIILCDPHRATVIGHNHERRLRGTMMTSPDIRAGVALLIAALSAEGRSVIQNVEQIDRGYQNIDARLNALGANIVRAE
- a CDS encoding murein hydrolase activator EnvC family protein, with translation MKRTLLILISLLCLVPAGLRAQGVQSSIQALNEQIARAEEEIRRNEALLSKIKGERAVTQNELKLIVSRISNRQSIVSSLNQQIAICERDIAAKNKEITETNRRIEVLKKEYADMIYAAYKNYLLNNSMAFLFASRDFGEMTLRINYMKRYNRMREAKASELDSLSAVLQDEVKRLDAQLAQLETSRSNRDKELQTLRADEQTYKKNSSRLAADERKVADRIRQKEREKQNAQKQLQRLVAEEARRNAGTKRTAAEERVRVELSNNFEQNEGKFPYPVSDGVIIDRFGKHPHPTQRGLTIDNKGVNIAGEKGAPVRCIFEGTVSRVVFIKGLNNCVMVNHGNYYTVYSNLESVSVKANDAVGRNQVIGNLPSTANNDDWYLHFELWKGTTFLNPEKWLSR